A window of the Butyricimonas faecalis genome harbors these coding sequences:
- the ruvB gene encoding Holliday junction branch migration DNA helicase RuvB has translation MGNFDIRTGNVPDSEKELEKALRPLSFSDFQGQKKIVDNLEVFVKAAKMRGESLDHVLLHGPPGLGKTTLSAIIANELGVGIKITSGPVLDKPGDLAGLLTNLEPNDVLFIDEIHRLSPIVEEYLYSAMEDFKIDIVIDKGPAARSVQIQLSPFTLIGATTRSGLLTAPLRARFGINSHLEYYDLDVLTGIVERSAAILRTKITSQASKEIASRSRGTPRIANALLRRVRDFAMVKGNGVVDLEITTFALEALNIDKFGLDDMDNKILLTIIDKFKGGPVGLTTIATAVSEDPGTLEEVYEPFLIKEGFLKRTPRGREVTDLAYKHLRKNRRTDDWQATLF, from the coding sequence ATGGGTAATTTCGATATAAGGACCGGGAATGTGCCAGATAGTGAGAAAGAGCTGGAGAAGGCTTTGCGTCCGCTGAGTTTTAGTGATTTCCAGGGGCAAAAGAAGATCGTGGACAATTTGGAAGTTTTCGTGAAGGCGGCGAAGATGCGGGGTGAGTCTCTGGACCACGTCCTGTTGCACGGCCCTCCCGGGTTGGGCAAGACAACGTTGTCGGCTATTATTGCCAACGAGTTGGGGGTCGGGATTAAGATTACCTCCGGTCCGGTGTTGGACAAGCCGGGTGATTTGGCCGGGTTGTTAACGAATCTGGAGCCGAATGACGTGTTGTTTATTGACGAGATTCATCGGTTAAGTCCGATCGTGGAGGAGTATCTTTACTCGGCGATGGAGGATTTCAAGATTGATATTGTGATAGATAAAGGGCCGGCAGCCCGATCCGTGCAGATCCAGTTGAGTCCTTTCACGTTGATTGGGGCAACCACCCGTAGCGGGTTGCTGACGGCACCGTTAAGGGCGCGTTTCGGAATCAATAGCCATTTGGAGTATTATGATCTCGACGTGTTGACGGGAATCGTGGAGCGTTCGGCAGCTATTTTAAGAACGAAGATCACGAGTCAAGCCTCGAAGGAAATCGCGTCCAGGAGTCGCGGAACTCCTCGTATTGCTAATGCCTTGTTGCGTCGGGTACGGGATTTTGCCATGGTGAAGGGAAACGGGGTAGTTGATCTCGAGATTACGACTTTCGCGCTGGAGGCATTGAATATTGATAAGTTCGGGTTGGACGATATGGATAATAAAATATTGTTGACGATTATTGATAAGTTTAAGGGAGGGCCTGTCGGTTTGACGACGATCGCTACCGCGGTCAGCGAGGATCCGGGAACCTTGGAAGAGGTGTACGAGCCGTTCCTGATCAAGGAAGGTTTTCTGAAAAGGACTCCCCGGGGGCGTGAAGTGACAGATTTGGCCTACAAGCATTTGCGGAAGAATCGACGAACAGATGACTGGCAAGCCACGTTGTTCTAG
- a CDS encoding NifU family protein, which produces MKARTGNNQNPTTLWKHLEEIINTHIRPLLQDHGGDVVIREVRGKDARVALLGNCKGCPAAQITIEQTVQRILVEKMGDQIGKVILVNEIDPSILDFARQFLNPQK; this is translated from the coding sequence ATGAAAGCAAGAACCGGAAATAATCAAAACCCCACAACTCTGTGGAAGCACCTGGAGGAGATCATAAATACACACATTCGCCCTCTCCTCCAGGATCACGGGGGGGATGTTGTTATCCGGGAAGTCCGAGGGAAAGACGCGCGGGTGGCCCTACTCGGCAACTGCAAGGGATGTCCCGCCGCACAGATCACGATTGAACAGACCGTGCAACGTATTCTCGTGGAAAAAATGGGAGATCAGATCGGTAAAGTAATACTGGTAAACGAAATAGATCCCAGCATACTCGACTTCGCCCGCCAATTTCTCAACCCCCAAAAATAG
- a CDS encoding aldehyde dehydrogenase family protein encodes MEIKEMIERARKAQVIYDERFDQEGVDQVIKAAARTIFDHAEELARLTIDETQMGVYEDKVAKNRNKSKGVWYNLKGKKSMGILSIDERTNLIEIAKPIGVVAGITPMTNPVVTPMSKIIFALKTKNAIIIAPHPKAKQCSSAAVKLIIEAIAPFEVPEGLVQVIEEPTIEKTCELMEACDVVVATGGMPMVKSAYSSGKPSFGVGAGNVQVILDRFIDFDTAAEKVITGRSFDNGIICSGEQSFIYHKDDRQEVMDAFRRHGAYIVPEEDRDKVVNALFEDGHICRDIVGQSVQTIASKADIFVPGNTRVLVVEAHGIGRDDLICKEKMCPVMAAFSYDNFDEAIKIAKTNLFMEGNGHTAGIHSNNQANIIKAGTELSVSRLIVNAPCATTAGGSIQNGLPVTNTLGCGSWGNNSISENFTYKHLLNITRIAPLSARIHVPSDAEIWDL; translated from the coding sequence ATGGAAATAAAAGAAATGATAGAAAGAGCCCGCAAAGCTCAAGTCATTTATGACGAACGATTCGACCAGGAAGGAGTCGATCAAGTCATTAAAGCTGCCGCCCGCACGATTTTTGACCATGCAGAAGAACTGGCACGCCTTACGATTGACGAGACCCAAATGGGTGTCTACGAAGACAAAGTTGCCAAAAACAGGAATAAATCCAAGGGGGTATGGTATAACCTGAAAGGGAAAAAATCCATGGGGATCCTAAGTATTGACGAGAGAACTAATCTTATCGAAATCGCCAAACCTATTGGTGTGGTTGCCGGTATTACCCCGATGACAAACCCCGTGGTTACCCCGATGTCTAAAATCATTTTTGCATTAAAAACGAAGAACGCCATCATCATAGCTCCTCACCCGAAAGCAAAACAATGCTCCAGTGCAGCTGTTAAACTCATTATCGAGGCCATCGCCCCGTTTGAAGTTCCGGAGGGTCTGGTTCAGGTGATTGAAGAACCCACGATCGAAAAGACCTGCGAGTTGATGGAAGCTTGTGATGTCGTGGTGGCCACGGGTGGAATGCCCATGGTGAAATCGGCTTACTCTTCGGGCAAACCCTCTTTTGGTGTCGGAGCGGGTAACGTACAGGTAATCCTGGATCGATTTATTGATTTCGATACAGCGGCAGAAAAAGTCATCACCGGCCGTTCTTTTGACAATGGTATTATCTGTTCTGGAGAACAAAGTTTTATTTATCACAAAGATGACAGACAGGAAGTCATGGACGCTTTTCGTCGTCACGGGGCGTACATCGTGCCTGAAGAAGATCGGGACAAAGTGGTTAATGCACTTTTTGAAGACGGGCATATTTGCAGGGACATTGTCGGACAATCCGTCCAGACAATCGCAAGCAAAGCCGACATCTTCGTACCGGGAAACACCCGTGTTCTCGTGGTAGAAGCGCACGGGATAGGACGTGACGACCTCATCTGCAAAGAAAAAATGTGTCCTGTCATGGCTGCTTTTTCTTATGACAATTTTGACGAAGCGATAAAAATCGCCAAGACAAATCTATTCATGGAAGGAAACGGACACACGGCCGGCATCCACTCCAACAACCAGGCAAATATTATCAAGGCCGGAACGGAACTTTCCGTATCACGCCTGATCGTGAATGCCCCGTGTGCTACCACGGCGGGAGGTTCCATACAAAACGGTCTCCCCGTGACCAACACGCTCGGGTGCGGAAGTTGGGGAAATAATTCTATTTCTGAGAATTTCACCTATAAACACCTATTAAATATCACACGCATCGCCCCGTTGTCCGCACGGATACACGTACCTTCCGATGCTGAAATATGGGATTTATAA
- a CDS encoding phosphoglycerate kinase — MQTIDNYNFKNKKALIRVDFNVPLNEKFEITDDTRMRAAVPTIKKVLAGGGSVILMSHLGRPKNGPEDKFSLKHIQKHLEELLGTPVQFADDCIGESAVKAAADLKPGEVLLLENLRFYKEEEKGDENFAHKLASLADVWINDAFGTAHRAHASTAVIAKFFPNDKLFGYVMQGELESVDKVMHNPTRPFTAIMGGSKVSSKIDIIMNLMDKVDNLILGGGMTYTFKKAMGGHVGNSICEEDKLDLALEIMKLAEEKGVNLVLATDTVAADAFDNGANTQIVSSMEIPDGWEGLDVGPESIASFSKIIEQSKTILWNGPVGVFEMPKFAVGTKAIADAIVKATTNGAFSLIGGGDSVAAINQFGLADKVSYVSTGGGALLEYIEGKELPGITAIRGK, encoded by the coding sequence ATGCAGACAATTGATAATTACAACTTTAAAAACAAAAAGGCGCTTATCCGCGTAGACTTTAACGTACCTTTAAATGAAAAGTTCGAGATCACTGACGACACCCGTATGCGGGCAGCCGTTCCCACGATCAAGAAAGTGCTGGCGGGAGGAGGTTCCGTAATATTAATGTCTCACCTCGGACGCCCGAAAAACGGACCAGAAGACAAATTTTCATTAAAACATATCCAGAAACACCTGGAAGAACTGCTAGGGACTCCCGTGCAATTCGCCGATGACTGCATCGGGGAAAGCGCGGTGAAAGCTGCTGCAGACCTAAAACCGGGAGAAGTTCTTCTATTGGAAAATCTTCGTTTTTACAAAGAGGAAGAAAAGGGAGACGAAAATTTCGCCCACAAATTGGCATCCTTGGCCGATGTTTGGATCAACGACGCATTCGGGACAGCCCACCGGGCTCACGCGTCTACCGCTGTCATTGCCAAATTTTTCCCGAACGACAAGCTATTCGGCTACGTCATGCAAGGAGAGCTGGAAAGCGTGGACAAAGTAATGCACAACCCCACCCGCCCGTTCACGGCCATCATGGGAGGTTCCAAAGTCTCATCCAAAATCGACATCATCATGAACCTCATGGACAAGGTGGACAACCTCATCCTAGGCGGAGGAATGACTTACACGTTCAAAAAAGCAATGGGTGGTCATGTCGGCAATTCCATTTGCGAAGAAGACAAACTCGACTTGGCTCTTGAAATCATGAAACTAGCCGAAGAAAAAGGAGTAAATCTCGTACTGGCAACCGACACCGTGGCTGCCGATGCTTTCGACAACGGTGCTAACACACAAATCGTTTCTTCCATGGAAATTCCTGATGGATGGGAAGGATTGGATGTAGGCCCGGAAAGCATCGCGTCTTTCTCTAAAATCATCGAGCAATCCAAAACAATCCTTTGGAATGGCCCCGTAGGCGTATTTGAGATGCCCAAATTTGCCGTGGGAACCAAAGCTATCGCCGATGCTATCGTGAAAGCCACAACAAATGGAGCCTTCTCTTTAATCGGGGGTGGAGACTCCGTCGCTGCCATCAACCAATTCGGGCTGGCCGACAAGGTTAGCTACGTGTCCACCGGAGGTGGTGCCTTACTCGAATACATCGAAGGCAAAGAACTACCGGGAATCACCGCGATTCGTGGGAAATAA
- a CDS encoding 4-hydroxybutyrate dehydrogenase, which produces MQLFKLKTRLSEFNSFADFAKEFNLKKEDLIITNEFLYNPYMRDLHLPCRFIMQEHYGMGEPSDEMINHILADIELENYTRVIAVGGGTVIDISKLFTLHGIVNATDAFERKIPVEKARQLVILPTTCGTGSEVTNISIAEIKSRHTKMGLADDTLLADDAVLIPELVRGLPYKFFVCSSIDALIHAVESYVSPKSNPYTQIFCRAAIKSIIDVFKHIAAQGPEYRLEHLREMLIASNYAGIAFGNTGVGAVHALSYPLGGNYHVPHGEANYQFFTEVFKFYYKKKPSGNITEVNALLANLLGTDTKHVYEELDCLLGKLLSKNPLHTYGMKPEEIDGFTDNVLQTQQRLLANNHVELTREEIKEIYSTLY; this is translated from the coding sequence ATGCAATTATTCAAATTAAAAACCCGTTTAAGTGAATTCAATTCTTTCGCGGACTTTGCCAAAGAATTCAATCTCAAGAAAGAAGATTTAATCATCACGAATGAATTCCTATACAATCCATACATGCGTGATCTTCACCTTCCTTGTCGTTTTATCATGCAGGAACACTACGGAATGGGGGAGCCGTCTGACGAGATGATTAATCATATTCTCGCGGACATAGAACTGGAAAATTATACCCGTGTGATAGCCGTAGGGGGAGGAACCGTCATTGACATCTCAAAACTATTTACTCTGCACGGCATCGTTAATGCAACTGATGCTTTCGAACGCAAAATACCCGTTGAGAAGGCCCGTCAATTGGTGATCCTCCCCACTACCTGCGGCACCGGTAGCGAGGTAACCAATATTTCGATCGCCGAGATCAAATCCCGCCACACGAAAATGGGATTGGCCGATGACACCCTACTAGCCGATGATGCCGTGTTAATCCCTGAACTAGTGCGGGGGCTTCCCTACAAGTTTTTCGTGTGCAGTTCGATCGATGCCCTCATCCATGCCGTAGAATCATACGTATCCCCGAAATCCAATCCCTATACCCAAATATTCTGCCGGGCAGCTATCAAAAGCATTATTGATGTTTTCAAGCACATCGCTGCACAAGGACCGGAATATCGTCTGGAACATCTGAGAGAAATGCTGATTGCCAGTAATTATGCCGGCATTGCATTCGGGAATACCGGGGTGGGTGCCGTACACGCGTTATCCTACCCGCTTGGAGGAAACTATCACGTACCTCACGGGGAAGCCAATTATCAATTCTTCACGGAAGTATTCAAGTTTTATTACAAGAAAAAGCCTTCCGGGAATATCACGGAAGTTAATGCGTTACTTGCGAATCTCCTGGGAACCGACACGAAACACGTGTATGAAGAACTCGATTGCTTACTAGGCAAATTATTGTCCAAAAACCCTCTCCACACGTATGGTATGAAGCCCGAAGAGATTGACGGGTTCACGGACAATGTACTTCAGACACAACAACGCCTGTTGGCCAACAATCACGTGGAATTAACAAGAGAAGAAATAAAAGAAATCTATTCAACCCTATATTAA
- a CDS encoding sensor histidine kinase, with protein sequence MRKQQIIILGIVFGISLLGLIILQTSYFQTAYEVKKEQFFYSANRAMDDMVDYIRKQEEAGRLSENGNLTEVKNRGVEIDAPIYIDPKRPVAVKNDPSAVANSMLNLIDDDSEVRDVSEFMGSKFKEDNLATSISKLQQAMKERTGENYRFVPEGKEDKHVIEGRVNLNNLYGFIGNTLTDAGIRSRFEFGIKENGKFILSSKNFLSHMSDDVTLSRKIFPGESSSAILYLKFPDASSDTAGSVWMVLPGVLITIAIVFCAVFCLIVIVRQKKLSVIKNDFINNMTHEFKTPIATISLASQMLKDGAVTNTPETIDRVATIIRDESKRLTFQVERVLQTALFTETRMKLKLKNINMNQLIEDLLPKFSLRVEDKGGKFSAYLEADQDEVLADEVHITNVISNLVDNAIKYCVKSPEITIYTRNKDKEIVISVIDNGIGIAKKDQKLIFERFYRVSTGNLHDVKGFGLGLSYVKKIVEAHGGRIDVESSLEKGSCFDIILPLTVKKQKIKRTLFF encoded by the coding sequence ATGAGAAAGCAACAGATAATCATATTAGGAATTGTGTTTGGTATATCCTTGCTGGGATTGATTATTCTCCAGACCAGTTATTTCCAAACGGCCTACGAGGTGAAGAAGGAGCAATTTTTCTACTCGGCTAACCGGGCGATGGATGATATGGTTGATTATATCCGCAAGCAGGAAGAAGCGGGCAGGCTTTCTGAAAACGGGAATCTGACAGAGGTTAAAAATCGGGGAGTGGAGATTGATGCCCCGATCTATATTGATCCGAAACGTCCGGTTGCCGTGAAAAATGACCCGTCGGCGGTTGCCAACTCCATGCTTAATTTGATTGATGACGATTCGGAGGTGAGGGATGTCAGTGAATTCATGGGAAGTAAATTCAAGGAAGATAATTTGGCTACTTCTATCTCCAAGTTGCAACAAGCTATGAAGGAGCGAACCGGGGAGAATTATAGGTTCGTGCCGGAAGGGAAAGAGGATAAGCACGTGATCGAGGGACGGGTAAATTTGAATAATCTATACGGTTTTATCGGTAACACGCTGACGGATGCAGGAATTCGTTCCCGGTTTGAATTCGGTATCAAGGAAAATGGTAAATTTATTTTGTCATCCAAGAATTTTTTGAGTCATATGTCCGATGATGTGACTCTTAGCCGGAAGATATTCCCCGGTGAAAGTTCTTCTGCCATCTTGTACTTGAAATTTCCGGATGCTTCTTCCGACACGGCAGGTTCCGTGTGGATGGTTCTGCCCGGGGTGCTGATCACGATTGCTATCGTGTTCTGTGCCGTGTTCTGTCTGATCGTTATTGTTCGACAGAAGAAGTTGTCGGTTATCAAGAATGATTTTATTAATAATATGACGCACGAGTTCAAGACTCCGATCGCGACAATTTCTTTGGCATCGCAGATGTTGAAGGACGGGGCGGTGACGAATACCCCGGAAACGATAGACCGGGTGGCCACGATTATCCGAGACGAGAGTAAGCGTTTGACATTCCAAGTGGAGCGCGTGTTGCAAACGGCCTTATTCACGGAGACTCGGATGAAGTTGAAGCTAAAGAATATAAATATGAATCAGTTGATTGAAGATTTATTGCCTAAATTTAGCTTACGCGTGGAGGATAAAGGGGGAAAATTCTCTGCTTATCTCGAGGCGGATCAAGATGAAGTGCTTGCAGATGAGGTGCATATAACAAACGTGATTTCTAATCTCGTGGATAACGCGATAAAGTATTGTGTGAAATCACCGGAAATTACCATTTACACTCGTAATAAAGATAAAGAAATTGTAATAAGTGTCATTGATAATGGCATAGGAATTGCTAAGAAAGATCAGAAGTTGATCTTTGAAAGATTCTATCGTGTATCCACGGGGAATTTGCACGACGTGAAGGGATTCGGCTTGGGGTTATCATATGTGAAAAAAATTGTTGAGGCTCATGGAGGGAGAATAGATGTGGAAAGTTCTCTTGAGAAGGGAAGTTGTTTTGACATCATTTTACCTTTAACCGTGAAAAAACAAAAAATAAAGAGAACCTTATTTTTTTAA
- a CDS encoding MarC family protein: protein MDFSINIKEIFTAFMVLFAVIDITGSTPIIIGLNDSGKKVSAEKAAGISLIIFIVFLFAGDGLLKLFNIDISSFALAGALVLFVLAIEMTFSIEIFRNDGPEGSATIVPVIFPLIAGAGALATTLTLKSECSVFSIIIAILLNMTVVYVVLRNVYLVERVLGKGGVYILRKFFGIILLAMSVKIFASNLNALLATLS, encoded by the coding sequence ATGGACTTCAGTATCAATATAAAAGAAATATTCACCGCCTTTATGGTACTTTTCGCCGTGATTGACATCACGGGATCAACCCCCATTATCATCGGGTTGAATGATTCAGGAAAAAAAGTCAGTGCAGAAAAAGCCGCAGGAATATCTCTCATTATATTTATAGTATTTCTTTTCGCGGGGGACGGATTATTGAAACTATTCAACATCGACATTTCCTCCTTTGCCCTTGCCGGGGCATTGGTACTTTTCGTGCTCGCCATAGAAATGACCTTTAGTATCGAGATATTCAGAAATGATGGCCCGGAAGGTTCGGCAACAATCGTACCCGTCATTTTTCCACTTATCGCGGGAGCCGGGGCATTAGCGACCACACTGACACTTAAATCAGAATGCAGTGTTTTTAGTATTATTATTGCCATTCTTCTTAACATGACTGTCGTCTATGTTGTTTTACGTAACGTCTATTTAGTAGAACGGGTTCTCGGAAAAGGTGGCGTTTACATCCTACGAAAATTCTTTGGCATCATTCTACTTGCCATGTCTGTAAAAATTTTCGCATCCAATTTAAACGCGCTGCTGGCAACTCTATCTTGA
- a CDS encoding nucleoside deaminase, whose protein sequence is MDKHEMFMRKALEEAHLAEEEGEIPVGAVVVCKGRVIARAHNQTERLNDVTAHAEMLAITSAASLLGGKYLNDCTLYVTLEPCVMCGGALAWAQIGELVYGAADPHRGYARLSPSVLHPKTNVVAGVLDDECGELVKSFFARKR, encoded by the coding sequence ATGGATAAACACGAGATGTTCATGCGGAAAGCCTTGGAGGAAGCCCACTTGGCAGAAGAAGAGGGGGAAATCCCGGTTGGAGCGGTAGTCGTTTGTAAAGGTCGGGTGATTGCCCGGGCTCATAATCAAACCGAGCGACTGAATGACGTGACCGCACACGCGGAGATGCTTGCCATCACGTCGGCAGCTTCTTTGTTGGGAGGGAAGTATTTGAATGACTGCACGTTGTATGTTACGTTGGAGCCATGTGTCATGTGTGGTGGTGCGCTCGCTTGGGCTCAAATCGGAGAATTGGTGTACGGGGCAGCCGATCCGCATCGGGGATATGCTCGGCTTTCACCATCCGTGTTGCACCCGAAAACGAACGTGGTTGCCGGTGTTTTAGATGATGAGTGTGGGGAGTTGGTGAAAAGCTTTTTTGCCAGGAAAAGATAG
- a CDS encoding acetyl-CoA hydrolase/transferase family protein, translated as MNWKELYTQKTTTAEEAIKAIRDKDRVVFAHAAGVPQEITKALVAHKDDFHDVEIYHMLCLGDGAYTQPEMLSHFRHNTNFVGGNTRQAVNEDRADFTPCFFHELPHFFRNGTLPVDVAIVHLSTPDEEGYCSFGVSSDYTKPAAHAARVVIAEVNDRMPHVGGDNHIHVSELDYIVETSNPLFEIPLPKIGETEQAIGRYCAELIEDGSTLQLGIGAIPDAVLQCLQDKKDLGIHTEMFSDGVIDLVEKGVITGKCKTLHPGKLVATFLMGSQCLYDFVDNNPNVALFPVDYVNDPYVIRQNRQLISINSCIEIDLSGQVCSETIGPKQFSGTGGQVDYIRGAALSEGGKSILAMPSTAARGKVSRIVPYLAAGAAVTTSRNEVDYIVTEYGIAHLKGKTLRQRAESLIRIAHPDFRESLTEEFFHRFPLALQTI; from the coding sequence ATGAACTGGAAAGAACTTTATACACAAAAAACGACCACTGCCGAAGAAGCGATCAAGGCCATCCGGGATAAGGATCGGGTTGTCTTTGCCCACGCGGCAGGTGTTCCGCAGGAAATCACGAAAGCCCTTGTTGCACATAAAGATGATTTCCATGACGTGGAAATATACCACATGTTATGTCTTGGTGACGGAGCTTATACACAACCGGAAATGCTATCCCATTTTCGGCACAATACCAATTTCGTGGGAGGAAATACCCGACAAGCCGTGAACGAGGATCGTGCGGACTTCACCCCTTGTTTCTTTCACGAATTACCACACTTTTTCCGCAACGGGACCCTGCCCGTTGACGTGGCAATCGTTCATCTCAGCACACCGGACGAGGAAGGTTATTGTAGTTTCGGGGTGTCTTCAGACTACACGAAACCCGCGGCTCATGCCGCACGCGTGGTAATTGCCGAAGTAAACGACCGGATGCCTCATGTCGGAGGCGATAACCACATTCACGTTTCGGAACTGGATTATATCGTGGAGACCTCCAATCCCTTGTTTGAAATACCGCTGCCTAAAATCGGGGAAACGGAACAAGCCATCGGTCGGTACTGCGCGGAACTCATCGAGGATGGTTCCACCCTGCAACTGGGAATAGGAGCTATCCCCGATGCCGTTCTGCAATGCCTGCAAGACAAAAAAGATTTGGGTATTCACACGGAAATGTTTTCCGACGGGGTCATCGATTTGGTAGAAAAGGGGGTAATTACCGGAAAATGTAAAACCCTTCATCCGGGAAAACTGGTGGCCACCTTCCTCATGGGAAGCCAATGTCTGTATGATTTTGTTGATAACAATCCCAATGTCGCTCTATTTCCCGTGGATTATGTAAACGATCCTTACGTTATTCGTCAGAATCGTCAATTAATATCCATCAATTCCTGCATCGAGATCGATCTTTCCGGACAGGTTTGTTCCGAAACCATCGGTCCAAAACAATTCAGCGGGACGGGAGGCCAAGTTGATTACATCCGGGGGGCAGCTCTTTCCGAAGGCGGCAAATCCATCCTGGCCATGCCTTCCACGGCAGCCCGGGGAAAGGTTTCCCGTATCGTACCCTATCTGGCAGCAGGTGCCGCCGTCACCACCTCACGAAACGAGGTGGATTATATTGTCACGGAATACGGGATCGCTCACCTCAAGGGGAAAACTTTAAGGCAACGAGCCGAAAGTCTAATTCGGATCGCTCATCCCGATTTCAGAGAATCGCTCACGGAGGAGTTCTTTCATCGTTTTCCATTAGCATTACAAACCATATAA
- a CDS encoding 4-hydroxyphenylacetate 3-hydroxylase family protein, with protein sequence MMTKEQYIESLRKLNLKVYFMGELISNPVDHPMIRPSMNSVAMTYELAEKEEYRTLMTAKSNLTGKTINRFCHLHQCTEDLINKVKMQRLVGQKTGACFQRCVGMDAFNAIYSTTYEIDQAHGTEYHKRFTEYLKYVQDNDLTVDGAMTDPKGDRGLSPSQQEDPDLYLRIKEVRPDGIIVRGAKAHQTGAVNSHEHLIMPTVAMKEADKDYAVSFAVPSDAEGVLMIYGRQSCDTRKMEKDADLDLGNSQFGGHEALVIFDDVFVPNERVFMCKEYEFTGMMVERFAGYHRQSYGGCKVGVGDVLIGAAALAADYNGVPKANHIKDKIIEMMHLNETLYSCGIACSAEGKPTLAGNYQIDLLLANVCKQNVTRFPYEIARLAEDIAGGLMVTMPSAQDLRDPYIGKYVKKYLQGATGTDTENRMRVLRLIENITLGTAAVGYRTESMHGAGSPQAQRIMIARQGNLESKKELAKQIARIDESKNRK encoded by the coding sequence ATGATGACAAAAGAACAGTACATTGAAAGTCTCAGGAAACTAAACCTGAAAGTCTATTTCATGGGAGAACTAATCAGTAATCCGGTCGATCACCCGATGATCCGCCCATCCATGAATTCAGTGGCCATGACTTATGAATTGGCTGAAAAAGAGGAGTATCGAACGCTCATGACGGCTAAATCCAATCTTACCGGAAAAACCATTAATCGTTTTTGCCACTTGCATCAATGCACCGAAGACTTGATCAATAAGGTAAAGATGCAACGTTTGGTCGGGCAGAAAACCGGGGCTTGTTTCCAACGCTGCGTTGGAATGGACGCCTTCAATGCCATTTACTCTACCACTTACGAAATCGACCAAGCTCACGGGACGGAATATCACAAACGTTTCACGGAGTACTTGAAATACGTGCAAGACAACGATCTCACGGTGGACGGGGCCATGACCGATCCGAAAGGAGATCGGGGTCTTTCTCCATCACAACAAGAGGATCCGGATTTGTATCTACGTATCAAGGAAGTACGTCCGGATGGAATCATCGTTCGCGGAGCCAAAGCCCACCAGACGGGAGCTGTCAATTCCCACGAACACTTGATCATGCCGACCGTGGCCATGAAAGAAGCCGATAAAGACTACGCCGTTTCATTTGCCGTTCCTTCTGATGCCGAAGGTGTACTCATGATCTACGGACGCCAGTCCTGCGATACCCGCAAAATGGAAAAAGATGCGGATCTTGACTTGGGGAACTCACAATTCGGCGGACATGAAGCTCTTGTGATATTTGACGATGTATTCGTTCCCAACGAACGCGTCTTTATGTGTAAGGAATATGAATTTACCGGCATGATGGTAGAGCGTTTTGCTGGTTATCACAGGCAATCTTACGGGGGATGTAAAGTCGGTGTCGGAGATGTACTTATCGGGGCTGCCGCTCTCGCCGCCGACTACAATGGAGTCCCTAAAGCCAACCATATCAAAGATAAGATCATCGAAATGATGCACCTCAACGAGACTCTTTACTCGTGTGGAATCGCTTGTTCGGCAGAAGGGAAACCCACGCTCGCGGGCAACTACCAGATTGATTTATTACTTGCCAATGTCTGCAAACAGAACGTGACTCGTTTCCCGTATGAAATTGCCAGACTAGCAGAAGATATTGCCGGAGGATTAATGGTAACCATGCCTTCAGCCCAAGATTTAAGAGATCCGTATATCGGGAAATATGTAAAAAAATACCTGCAAGGGGCCACGGGTACTGACACGGAAAACCGGATGCGCGTTCTTCGCTTGATCGAGAACATCACGCTTGGGACCGCGGCGGTAGGCTATCGCACGGAGTCCATGCACGGAGCCGGCTCCCCGCAAGCCCAACGCATCATGATTGCCCGGCAGGGAAACCTCGAAAGCAAAAAGGAGCTAGCGAAACAAATTGCCCGGATTGATGAAAGCAAGAACCGGAAATAA